A genomic region of Bosea sp. 124 contains the following coding sequences:
- a CDS encoding RNA pyrophosphohydrolase codes for MTESPMTNAPPEGYRPCVGLALFNAQGLVFVGRRANKSLREHVAEGHEWQMPQGGIDKGEMPLQAATRELQEETNVTSVALLAESPGWLAYDLPADIGKEAWKGRWRGQAQKWFAFRLIGPDSEIDIETPAGGHKAEFDAWRWERLDRMPALIIPFKQDVYREVAALFAPFAGA; via the coding sequence ATGACGGAATCTCCGATGACCAATGCGCCGCCGGAAGGCTATCGCCCCTGCGTCGGGCTGGCACTGTTCAACGCGCAGGGGCTCGTCTTCGTCGGCCGGCGCGCCAACAAATCCCTCCGGGAGCATGTCGCCGAAGGTCATGAATGGCAGATGCCCCAGGGCGGAATCGACAAGGGCGAGATGCCCCTGCAGGCCGCCACGCGCGAATTGCAGGAAGAGACCAACGTCACCTCCGTTGCCCTGCTGGCCGAGAGCCCGGGCTGGCTCGCCTATGATCTGCCCGCCGACATCGGCAAGGAAGCCTGGAAGGGCCGCTGGCGCGGCCAGGCACAGAAATGGTTCGCCTTCCGCCTGATCGGCCCCGACAGCGAGATCGACATCGAGACGCCGGCCGGTGGACACAAGGCCGAGTTCGACGCCTGGCGCTGGGAACGGCTCGACCGGATGCCGGCGCTGATCATCCCGTTCAAGCAGGACGTCTATCGCGAGGTCGCGGCGCTGTTCGCGCCCTTCGCCGGAGCCTGA
- a CDS encoding divergent polysaccharide deacetylase family protein, which translates to MAGTPLTELNRPLGQDRAAPHGKPWGRWLVIACAGVVGLAWASIILIVAIRRDPDGGEPIATAQIEKRAASPQSAPATSQPGASQPDTAQMTRGQSSARQLETESGVNVVRPGAEAPGAIIITIPDSPATVKLAPAPDSRLVERTRHGLLPKIGPDGATPAQIYARPAGPPPAGKIAGRIAILVGGLGISQSGTSDAVTRLPGAVSLAFAPYGAELERTVQRARSEGHEVFLQLPMEPFDYPDNDPGPHTLLTGPKSAENIDRLHWALGRFTGYVGIVNFLGGRLTSDDSALSPILRELAGRGLMVVDDGSSARSLLASSALRAQIPAMKVDRVIDTVARPDAIDKELANLEALAREHGVAVASASALPVSIERIARWAQSLEAKGLAIVPMSAARGLRSPKTTGSLR; encoded by the coding sequence TTGGCCGGAACGCCGCTCACTGAGCTCAACCGGCCGCTCGGCCAGGATCGCGCCGCGCCCCATGGCAAGCCATGGGGCCGCTGGCTTGTGATCGCCTGCGCCGGCGTCGTCGGCCTCGCCTGGGCCTCCATCATTCTGATCGTCGCCATCCGCCGCGACCCCGATGGCGGCGAACCGATCGCCACCGCCCAGATCGAGAAGCGCGCGGCATCGCCGCAATCCGCCCCCGCCACCTCCCAGCCGGGCGCATCCCAGCCGGACACGGCGCAGATGACGCGCGGCCAGTCGAGCGCCCGCCAGCTCGAAACCGAATCGGGCGTCAACGTCGTGCGGCCCGGTGCCGAAGCGCCCGGCGCCATCATCATCACCATTCCCGACAGCCCGGCGACGGTGAAGCTGGCCCCGGCACCCGACAGCCGTCTGGTCGAGCGGACGCGCCACGGCCTGCTGCCGAAGATCGGCCCCGACGGCGCGACACCGGCGCAGATCTATGCCCGCCCGGCCGGCCCACCGCCGGCCGGCAAGATCGCCGGGCGGATCGCCATCCTGGTCGGCGGCCTCGGCATCAGCCAGAGCGGCACCTCCGACGCGGTCACCAGGCTGCCAGGCGCCGTGTCTCTTGCCTTCGCCCCCTATGGTGCGGAATTGGAACGCACGGTCCAGCGCGCCCGTAGCGAGGGGCACGAGGTCTTCCTGCAGCTCCCCATGGAGCCCTTCGATTATCCCGACAACGATCCGGGACCCCACACCCTCCTGACCGGCCCGAAATCGGCCGAAAACATCGACCGGCTGCATTGGGCTCTCGGCCGCTTCACCGGCTATGTCGGCATCGTCAATTTTCTCGGCGGCCGGCTGACCTCCGACGACAGCGCTCTCTCGCCGATCCTGCGCGAACTCGCCGGGCGTGGGCTGATGGTGGTCGATGACGGCTCCTCCGCCCGCAGCCTGCTGGCCTCCTCCGCGCTACGCGCGCAGATTCCGGCGATGAAGGTTGACCGCGTCATCGACACGGTGGCGCGGCCGGACGCGATCGATAAGGAACTGGCGAATCTGGAGGCCCTGGCGCGGGAGCATGGTGTCGCCGTCGCCAGCGCCAGCGCCCTGCCCGTCTCGATCGAGCGGATTGCGCGCTGGGCCCAGTCGCTCGAAGCCAAGGGGCTGGCGATCGTCCCGATGAGCGCAGCGCGCGGCCTGCGCAGCCCGAAGACGACCGGATCGCTGAGATGA
- a CDS encoding S41 family peptidase yields MRKVSLVFAGAVLGAGLTGMVTQTRLLTSTSAVAASAEVYRSLNLFGDIFEKIRTDYVEKPDEQKLIEAAINGMVSSLDPHSSYLDSKSFRDMDTDMRGQFGGLGIEVTMDDGVLKVAKPIRDTPAFKAGILANDIISQIDGTEVKGLSLTQAVEKMRGIINTQVKLKVDRPGKPEPLEFTLTRTTIVVPAVEERVEADVGYIRIGTFSEQTYEGLRKGIDKVNAEIGVDKIKGYVIDLRNNRGGRLDQSVLVSDAFLERGKIVSTRGRNAEETQVFNAKAGDLTKGKPVVVLINGSSASAAEIVAGALQDHKRATVMGTRSFGKGSVQTVIPLAGNGGLRLTTARYYTPSGTSIQAKGITPDIEVVQEIPPELKDKLAENKGEASLKGHLKSGDGKDEQSGSASYVPNDPTKDTQLIAALNQIRGVKKDAAAPAAPASTEAPKPN; encoded by the coding sequence ATGCGCAAGGTTTCTCTCGTTTTCGCCGGAGCCGTCCTCGGCGCGGGCCTGACCGGCATGGTCACGCAGACGCGCCTGCTGACCTCGACCAGCGCGGTCGCGGCGTCGGCCGAGGTTTATCGCAGCTTGAACCTTTTCGGTGACATCTTCGAGAAGATCCGCACCGACTATGTCGAAAAGCCCGATGAGCAGAAGCTGATCGAGGCCGCCATCAACGGCATGGTCTCCTCGCTCGATCCGCACTCCTCCTATCTCGATTCCAAGTCGTTCCGCGACATGGATACAGACATGCGCGGCCAGTTCGGCGGGCTCGGCATCGAGGTGACGATGGATGACGGCGTCCTCAAGGTCGCCAAGCCCATCCGCGATACGCCGGCCTTCAAGGCCGGCATCCTCGCCAACGACATCATCAGCCAGATCGACGGCACCGAGGTGAAGGGCCTGTCCCTGACCCAGGCGGTCGAGAAGATGCGCGGCATCATCAACACTCAGGTCAAGCTCAAGGTCGATCGCCCGGGCAAGCCCGAGCCGCTCGAGTTCACGCTGACGCGCACGACCATCGTCGTCCCGGCGGTGGAGGAGCGCGTCGAGGCGGATGTCGGCTATATCCGCATCGGCACCTTCAGCGAGCAGACCTATGAGGGCCTGCGCAAGGGGATCGACAAGGTCAATGCCGAAATCGGCGTCGATAAGATCAAGGGTTACGTCATCGACCTGCGCAACAATCGCGGCGGCCGTCTCGACCAGTCCGTGCTGGTCTCCGACGCCTTCCTCGAGCGCGGCAAGATCGTCTCGACCCGCGGCCGCAATGCCGAGGAGACGCAGGTCTTCAACGCCAAGGCGGGCGACCTGACCAAGGGCAAGCCTGTCGTCGTGCTGATCAACGGTTCGTCGGCCTCGGCCGCCGAGATCGTCGCCGGCGCCCTGCAGGACCACAAGCGCGCGACCGTGATGGGCACGCGCTCCTTCGGCAAGGGTTCGGTCCAGACCGTAATCCCGCTCGCCGGCAATGGCGGCCTGCGCCTGACCACGGCGCGCTACTACACGCCGTCGGGAACCTCGATCCAGGCCAAGGGCATCACGCCCGACATCGAGGTCGTTCAGGAGATCCCGCCGGAGCTCAAGGACAAGCTCGCCGAGAACAAGGGCGAGGCTTCGCTCAAGGGCCATCTGAAGTCCGGTGACGGCAAGGACGAGCAGTCCGGCTCGGCTTCTTACGTCCCCAACGATCCGACCAAGGACACCCAGTTGATCGCGGCGCTGAACCAGATCCGTGGCGTCAAGAAGGACGCCGCCGCGCCGGCCGCTCCCGCTTCGACCGAGGCGCCCAAGCCGAACTGA
- a CDS encoding peptidoglycan DD-metalloendopeptidase family protein, translated as MSLFRPLIRPDAAPCPLPPACGGEGLGMGGWKATALSSIVAPSSTAPHPSPPHCKRGEGVRACLLAFAVLMGMGSPAAAQPQIPDPDALSREAMQKLVEKQVREAELKAIEQRLAGNAEARAKLEAEIASIRADRAALNKALLNTTARTQGAEQRVSALERRLALLQSSEAAIRRSLEGRRGLIAEVLAALQRIGRRPPPAVLVRPEDILEAVRASMLLGAVVPDLRQEIEVLGTDLGELVRLREGIGEERKALSAEMEQLAVERQRLASLVEARQLREASASGDAEVQRRQDNDLAAQARSLRDFVERMEKEISVANRAADAARQALEAETREQRQRMAALAFKDPARLSPKIAFAEARGLLPLPVAGSQLRGFGDSDGAGGTTRGISLETRPNALVSAPSDAWVVYAGPFRSFGQLLILNAGGGYYMLLAGMQRIDVALNQFVLAGEPVAIMGETSEAAATTVGSGTGQPVLYIEFRKDGVSVDPAPWWTKPLGEKVRG; from the coding sequence ATGAGCCTTTTCCGGCCCCTGATTCGCCCTGATGCCGCGCCTTGTCCTCTTCCCCCCGCTTGCGGTGGGGAAGGGCTAGGGATGGGGGGTTGGAAAGCCACAGCTCTGTCTTCGATCGTCGCGCCGAGCAGCACTGCCCCCCACCCTAGCCCTCCCCACTGCAAGCGGGGGGAGGGAGTGCGCGCGTGCTTGCTGGCGTTTGCCGTCTTGATGGGCATGGGATCGCCCGCCGCCGCCCAGCCCCAGATTCCCGATCCCGACGCCCTCTCCCGCGAGGCGATGCAGAAGCTCGTCGAGAAGCAGGTCCGCGAGGCCGAGTTGAAGGCGATCGAGCAGCGGCTCGCCGGCAATGCCGAGGCACGCGCGAAGCTCGAGGCCGAGATCGCCTCGATCCGGGCCGACCGCGCTGCCCTCAACAAGGCCCTGCTCAACACGACCGCCCGGACGCAAGGCGCCGAACAGCGTGTCAGCGCGCTCGAACGCCGCCTCGCGCTTCTGCAATCGAGCGAGGCCGCGATCCGTCGTTCGCTGGAAGGCCGGCGCGGCCTGATCGCCGAGGTCCTGGCCGCGCTCCAGCGCATCGGCCGGCGCCCGCCGCCGGCCGTGCTGGTGCGCCCTGAGGACATCCTCGAAGCGGTGCGGGCCTCGATGCTGCTCGGCGCGGTGGTGCCGGATCTGCGCCAGGAGATCGAGGTTCTCGGCACTGATCTCGGCGAACTCGTCCGGCTCCGCGAGGGCATCGGCGAGGAGCGCAAGGCCCTCTCGGCGGAAATGGAACAGCTCGCGGTCGAGCGCCAGCGTCTAGCGTCGCTGGTCGAGGCCAGGCAGTTGCGTGAAGCCAGCGCGAGCGGGGACGCCGAGGTCCAACGTCGGCAGGACAACGACCTCGCGGCTCAGGCCCGCAGCCTGCGCGATTTCGTCGAGCGCATGGAAAAGGAAATCTCCGTCGCCAACCGCGCCGCGGATGCGGCACGCCAGGCACTGGAGGCCGAGACTCGCGAACAGCGCCAGCGCATGGCGGCGCTGGCCTTCAAGGACCCGGCCCGGCTCAGCCCAAAAATCGCCTTCGCCGAGGCCCGGGGCCTGCTTCCGCTGCCCGTAGCCGGTTCACAATTGCGTGGTTTTGGCGATTCCGACGGCGCCGGCGGCACAACGCGCGGAATTTCTCTGGAGACGCGCCCCAATGCCCTAGTTTCGGCGCCTTCCGACGCTTGGGTGGTTTATGCCGGGCCGTTCCGCTCATTCGGGCAACTCTTGATCCTGAATGCCGGCGGGGGGTACTATATGTTGCTTGCCGGCATGCAGCGGATCGACGTCGCGCTGAACCAGTTCGTCCTCGCGGGGGAACCGGTTGCGATTATGGGCGAAACGTCGGAAGCTGCGGCGACGACCGTGGGTTCGGGAACCGGACAGCCGGTTCTGTATATCGAGTTCAGAAAAGACGGTGTCTCGGTCGATCCGGCGCCGTGGTGGACGAAACCGCTTGGCGAAAAGGTTCGCGGATGA
- the rlmH gene encoding 23S rRNA (pseudouridine(1915)-N(3))-methyltransferase RlmH has protein sequence MRLALIAVGRLKDGPERELCERYRERAATLGRGLGLAGPEIVELPESRGRRPDERKRDEAAAITARLSPGLVIALDERGRSQASDAFAARIAEARDAGTASASFVIGGADGLADEIRDAAGLTLAFGALTIPHQLVRVLVLEQLYRTMTILTGHPYHRA, from the coding sequence ATGCGCCTCGCCCTGATCGCCGTCGGCCGTCTCAAGGACGGGCCGGAACGCGAACTCTGCGAGCGCTACCGCGAGCGCGCCGCCACGCTGGGGCGCGGACTGGGCCTGGCCGGGCCGGAGATCGTCGAACTTCCTGAAAGCCGCGGCCGCCGGCCAGACGAACGCAAGCGCGACGAAGCCGCCGCGATCACCGCGCGGCTGTCGCCCGGGCTGGTGATCGCGCTCGATGAACGCGGCAGGAGCCAGGCCAGCGACGCCTTCGCCGCACGCATCGCCGAGGCGCGTGATGCCGGAACGGCCTCCGCCAGCTTCGTCATCGGCGGTGCCGATGGCCTCGCCGACGAGATCCGCGATGCCGCCGGGCTGACTCTCGCCTTCGGTGCGCTGACCATCCCGCATCAACTGGTTCGGGTCCTGGTTCTCGAACAACTCTACCGGACGATGACGATCCTGACCGGACACCCCTATCATCGCGCATGA
- the rsfS gene encoding ribosome silencing factor gives MALALSILEDMKAEDVTVIDLVGKTSLADAMIIASGRVNRHVASIADSLVEGLKASGLPSPKVEGMPACDWVLIDTGDIIVHVFRPEVRQFYNLEKMWGADRPNERLVS, from the coding sequence ATCGCCCTCGCACTGAGCATTCTCGAAGACATGAAGGCCGAGGACGTCACCGTCATCGACCTCGTCGGCAAGACCTCGCTGGCGGATGCGATGATCATCGCCTCGGGCCGCGTGAACCGTCATGTCGCCTCGATCGCCGACAGCCTGGTCGAGGGCCTCAAGGCCTCGGGCCTGCCTTCGCCGAAGGTCGAGGGCATGCCCGCCTGCGATTGGGTGCTGATCGACACCGGCGACATCATCGTCCACGTCTTCCGCCCGGAAGTGCGCCAGTTCTACAATCTCGAGAAGATGTGGGGGGCCGACAGGCCCAACGAGCGCCTGGTCAGCTGA
- a CDS encoding nicotinate-nucleotide adenylyltransferase — translation MTHDPAATRTPTVATEHLRLPPHAPGLRIGLFGGTFNPAHDGHRMASLTALRRLQLDRVWWLVTPGNPLKDNTALPSLAERIRFGRKLADHSRIHVTGIEAMLRTRYTADTLRALKRRCPGVNFVWIMGSDNLANFHRWNEWRAIARMMPIAVIDRPGSTHSSVASPAANWLSRWRISESQGAALALTKPPAWIFLHGRRSELSSTMLREQAEHD, via the coding sequence GTGACCCATGATCCCGCGGCGACGCGCACTCCCACCGTGGCGACGGAACATCTGCGGCTGCCGCCGCATGCGCCCGGCCTCCGCATCGGCCTGTTCGGCGGCACGTTCAATCCGGCCCATGACGGCCACCGCATGGCCAGCCTCACGGCGCTCCGCCGGCTTCAGCTCGACCGGGTCTGGTGGCTGGTCACGCCCGGCAACCCGCTGAAGGACAACACCGCCCTGCCCTCCCTGGCCGAGCGCATCCGCTTCGGCCGCAAGCTCGCCGACCATTCGCGCATTCATGTCACCGGCATCGAGGCGATGCTGCGCACCCGCTACACGGCGGACACGCTGCGGGCGCTGAAGCGGCGTTGCCCCGGCGTGAACTTCGTCTGGATCATGGGGTCGGACAATCTCGCCAATTTCCATCGCTGGAACGAGTGGCGCGCCATCGCCCGGATGATGCCGATCGCGGTGATCGACCGCCCCGGATCGACCCACAGCTCCGTCGCCTCGCCCGCTGCCAACTGGCTGTCGCGCTGGCGGATTTCGGAGAGCCAGGGAGCGGCGCTCGCCCTCACGAAGCCGCCGGCCTGGATCTTCCTGCACGGCCGCCGCTCGGAACTGTCTTCGACGATGTTGCGCGAACAGGCCGAACACGATTGA
- a CDS encoding glutamate-5-semialdehyde dehydrogenase, whose translation MAREGAALRDVATQMQALGRRARAAARLVALAPEARRNAALQAMAAALRARAAPILAANAQDLAEARAAGHNAAFIDRLLLDAARLEDVAEAVAGVAALPDPVGRVLASWTQPNGLRFERVATPLGVIAVIFESRPNVTADAGALCLKSGNAAILRAGSDSFRTATEIATALREGLESAGLPGDAIQLVPTRDRAAVGEILKGLDGSVDVVVPRGGKSLVARVQSDARVPVFAHLDGNCHVYVHAGADLAMAREILLNAKLRRTGVCGSAETLLVDRACAATHLRPLVTALLDAGCAVRGDDGTRAVDARVTPATEEDWATEYLDRIIAVKVVSGLDAAIDHVERHGSHHTDAIVTADEAAAARFLAEVDSAIVLHNASTQFADGGEFGFGAEIGIATGRMHARGPVGVEQLCSFKYRVHGSGQIRP comes from the coding sequence ATGGCTCGCGAGGGCGCTGCGCTTCGCGACGTCGCCACGCAGATGCAGGCACTCGGTCGGCGTGCCCGCGCCGCCGCGCGGCTGGTCGCGCTCGCTCCGGAAGCTCGGCGCAACGCCGCATTGCAGGCCATGGCGGCAGCGCTCCGCGCCCGCGCCGCGCCGATCCTCGCCGCCAATGCGCAGGACCTGGCCGAGGCGCGCGCCGCTGGCCATAACGCCGCCTTCATCGACCGGCTCTTGCTCGACGCCGCGCGCCTGGAAGATGTGGCGGAGGCGGTCGCCGGCGTCGCCGCCCTGCCGGATCCGGTGGGGCGTGTCCTGGCATCCTGGACCCAGCCCAACGGCCTGCGCTTCGAGCGCGTCGCGACACCGCTCGGCGTCATCGCGGTGATCTTCGAAAGCCGCCCGAACGTGACGGCCGACGCTGGCGCACTCTGCCTGAAAAGCGGCAATGCTGCGATCCTGCGCGCCGGATCGGACAGCTTCCGCACCGCGACCGAGATCGCTACCGCCTTGCGCGAAGGTCTGGAGAGCGCCGGACTTCCGGGCGATGCGATCCAGCTCGTCCCGACGCGGGACCGTGCCGCCGTCGGCGAAATCCTGAAAGGGCTCGACGGCTCGGTCGACGTCGTCGTGCCGCGCGGCGGCAAGAGCCTGGTCGCGCGCGTTCAAAGCGATGCCCGCGTGCCCGTCTTCGCCCATCTCGACGGCAACTGTCATGTCTATGTCCATGCCGGCGCCGACCTCGCCATGGCCCGCGAGATCCTGCTCAACGCGAAGCTCCGGCGCACCGGCGTCTGCGGCTCGGCCGAGACGCTGCTGGTCGACCGGGCCTGTGCTGCAACCCATCTGCGCCCGCTGGTCACGGCCCTGCTCGACGCGGGCTGCGCCGTGCGCGGCGATGACGGCACCCGGGCGGTCGACGCCCGCGTGACGCCGGCGACCGAGGAGGACTGGGCGACGGAGTATCTCGACCGCATCATCGCGGTGAAGGTCGTCTCCGGGCTCGATGCCGCGATCGACCATGTCGAGCGCCATGGCTCGCACCATACGGACGCGATCGTCACCGCAGACGAGGCCGCCGCCGCGCGCTTCCTCGCCGAGGTCGATTCGGCGATCGTGTTGCACAACGCCTCGACCCAGTTCGCCGATGGCGGCGAATTCGGCTTCGGCGCCGAGATCGGCATCGCCACCGGCCGGATGCACGCACGCGGCCCGGTCGGCGTCGAGCAGCTCTGCTCGTTCAAGTACCGTGTCCATGGCAGCGGCCAGATCAGACCGTGA
- the proB gene encoding glutamate 5-kinase, producing MHTPSLNQFRRIVVKVGSSLLVDRARGRLRQAWLAALAEDLAELHQRGADVLVVSSGAIALGRTVLGLPSGPLRLEESQAAAAVGQIALARTWAEALGHHGLTAGQILLTLADTEERRRYLNARATLGRLLDLRAVPVINENDTVATSEIRYGDNDRLAARVATMAGADLLVLFSDVDGLYTAPPARDPAARHIPLVERITPEIDAMAGGAASELSRGGMRTKIEAGKIAASGGTHMLIADGRPKNPLGAIAAGARCTWFLTASTPATARKTWIAGSLEPRGALHVDVGAARALRGGASLLPVGVSRIEGDFARGDAVLIRDSEGRVLGRGLVAYDAAEAALVLGKASRDIEAILGYPGRAEMIHRDDMALGVG from the coding sequence GTGCACACGCCGTCGCTGAACCAGTTCCGCCGCATCGTGGTCAAGGTCGGCTCGAGCCTCCTCGTCGACCGCGCCCGCGGGCGCCTGCGTCAGGCCTGGCTCGCGGCGCTTGCCGAGGACCTCGCCGAGCTGCACCAGCGCGGCGCCGATGTCCTCGTCGTCTCCTCGGGCGCGATCGCACTCGGGCGCACCGTGCTGGGCCTGCCCTCGGGCCCGCTGCGCCTCGAGGAAAGCCAGGCGGCCGCCGCCGTCGGCCAGATCGCCCTGGCGCGGACCTGGGCGGAGGCGCTCGGCCATCATGGCCTGACCGCCGGCCAGATCCTGCTGACGCTCGCGGACACCGAGGAGCGCCGGCGCTATCTCAACGCGCGCGCCACGCTCGGCCGCCTGCTCGATCTGCGTGCCGTGCCCGTGATCAACGAGAACGACACCGTCGCGACCAGCGAGATCCGCTACGGCGACAACGACAGGCTCGCCGCCCGCGTCGCCACCATGGCCGGCGCGGATCTGCTGGTGCTGTTCTCCGACGTGGACGGGCTCTACACCGCCCCGCCCGCCCGCGACCCGGCGGCGCGGCACATTCCGCTGGTCGAGCGCATCACACCCGAAATCGACGCGATGGCCGGCGGCGCGGCCTCCGAACTCTCGCGCGGTGGCATGCGTACCAAGATCGAGGCCGGCAAGATCGCAGCCAGCGGTGGCACGCATATGCTGATCGCCGACGGACGGCCCAAGAACCCGCTCGGCGCCATCGCCGCCGGCGCACGCTGCACCTGGTTCCTCACCGCCTCCACGCCAGCGACCGCGCGCAAGACCTGGATCGCCGGCTCGCTCGAGCCGCGCGGCGCGCTGCATGTCGATGTCGGCGCGGCCCGCGCGCTGCGTGGTGGTGCGAGCCTCCTCCCGGTCGGCGTCAGCCGCATCGAGGGCGACTTCGCCCGCGGCGACGCCGTGCTGATCCGCGATTCCGAAGGCCGTGTCCTCGGCCGCGGGCTCGTCGCCTATGATGCGGCCGAGGCCGCGCTGGTCCTCGGCAAGGCCTCCCGCGACATCGAGGCGATCCTGGGCTATCCCGGCCGCGCCGAGATGATCCATCGGGACGACATGGCGCTCGGCGTCGGCTAA
- a CDS encoding cold-shock protein, with protein MSAGTVKWFNSTKGFGFIQPDDGGQDVFVHISAVERAGMRDLREGQKISYELTQDKRSGKMSADQLRAE; from the coding sequence ATGAGCGCCGGTACAGTCAAGTGGTTCAATTCGACCAAGGGTTTCGGTTTCATTCAGCCGGATGATGGTGGTCAGGACGTGTTCGTCCACATCAGCGCCGTCGAGCGTGCAGGCATGCGCGATCTCCGTGAAGGTCAGAAGATCTCCTACGAGCTCACGCAGGACAAGCGTTCTGGCAAGATGTCGGCCGACCAGCTTCGCGCCGAGTGA
- the rpsU gene encoding 30S ribosomal protein S21 has translation MQVLVRDNNVDQALRVLKKKMQREGVFREMKRRSAYEKPSEKRVREKADAIRRARKVARKQMQREGLIAAPKPKPRPVRAGSAPAPR, from the coding sequence ATGCAGGTTCTCGTTCGCGACAACAATGTCGACCAGGCCCTTCGGGTCCTGAAGAAGAAGATGCAGCGCGAAGGCGTCTTCCGCGAGATGAAGCGCCGTTCGGCCTATGAGAAGCCGTCCGAGAAGCGCGTCCGCGAGAAGGCCGATGCCATCCGCCGCGCCCGCAAGGTCGCCCGCAAGCAGATGCAGCGCGAGGGCCTGATCGCCGCGCCGAAGCCGAAGCCGAGGCCGGTACGCGCTGGAAGCGCACCTGCGCCGCGCTGA
- a CDS encoding DUF6481 family protein, with protein MKNPTDRSFTDRQANSAAAKKALLERFKARPGPDDPIMQQRRAEREAVAVARAEREAEKAAARAEQERLAEIERLRLEEEERIAEIAREVARKAEQAKRDAERPRKVLLEAVQYAQMRAAGKGGRR; from the coding sequence TTGAAGAACCCGACCGACCGCAGCTTCACTGATCGTCAGGCCAATTCCGCGGCCGCCAAGAAGGCGCTCCTCGAGCGTTTCAAGGCACGGCCCGGTCCGGATGACCCGATCATGCAGCAGCGACGCGCGGAACGCGAAGCCGTCGCGGTTGCCCGCGCGGAACGCGAGGCCGAGAAGGCCGCTGCCCGCGCAGAGCAAGAGCGCCTCGCCGAAATCGAGCGCCTCCGCCTCGAAGAGGAAGAGCGCATCGCCGAGATCGCACGCGAAGTTGCACGCAAGGCCGAGCAGGCCAAGCGCGATGCAGAGCGTCCGCGCAAGGTGCTGCTCGAAGCCGTCCAGTACGCGCAGATGCGCGCGGCCGGCAAGGGCGGCCGCCGCTAG
- a CDS encoding sigma-70 family RNA polymerase sigma factor — translation MHTESDEELVKRIAGGDRLAMKVLFSRHQTRVYRFALRLTRDETMAEDVTGDVFMDLWRQADRFEGRSSVTTWLLTIARNKSYSALRKRRDAGLDDDFAESIEDEADDPEVVMQKQDKGLAIRACLGKLSREHAEVIDLVYYHESSVEEVAKIVGIPENTVKTRLFHARKKLGELLKTAGIDRGWP, via the coding sequence ATGCATACGGAATCGGACGAAGAGCTCGTCAAGCGGATCGCCGGTGGCGACCGGCTCGCAATGAAGGTGCTGTTTTCGCGGCACCAGACGCGGGTTTATCGTTTCGCACTGCGCCTGACGCGCGACGAGACGATGGCGGAGGATGTGACCGGTGACGTCTTCATGGATCTCTGGCGTCAGGCCGATCGCTTCGAGGGACGTTCCTCGGTTACGACCTGGCTGCTCACGATCGCGCGCAACAAGTCCTACTCGGCCTTGCGCAAGCGCCGTGACGCCGGCCTCGATGATGACTTCGCCGAGAGCATTGAGGACGAGGCCGACGACCCCGAGGTCGTCATGCAGAAGCAGGACAAGGGTCTCGCGATCCGGGCCTGTCTCGGCAAGCTCTCCCGTGAGCATGCCGAGGTCATCGATCTCGTCTATTATCACGAGAGTTCCGTCGAGGAGGTCGCGAAAATCGTCGGCATCCCCGAAAACACGGTCAAGACGCGGCTCTTCCATGCCCGCAAGAAGCTGGGCGAGCTGCTCAAGACAGCCGGGATCGACCGGGGCTGGCCCTGA